From one Chloroflexota bacterium genomic stretch:
- a CDS encoding TRAP transporter large permease subunit has product MIDLSPEVITVIMLGGILVGVLTGYYIAAVIGAVAVLVGFATAGPAITGDVLYLRMYDFSQKYSFLALPLFIFMGLWLEKSGTVEDMYKAMYIWLGGYRGGLAVTTVIVGTILAACVGVIAASTTMLALVALPSMIKRGYNKSLAAGTTAVSGTLGILIPPSIMLVVFGPLAELSVGKLFFGAFIPGFMLGGLYITYITIRSFLQPKLAPVIPAEERAIPFWQKTKMLLVSLVPPAFIILSVLGVIFFGIAPPTEAAATGAFASMLLVIARRNFSFRLLKETCYETIKLFTYVFFIAGISFAFVGVFLHLGCGNVIEELLLAAPGGPWGAFAAVMLIVFVLGFFVEWLGILAIIVPIVFPIVPILGFDPIWFAIMICINLQMGFNTPPFAPAIYFTVGAAPPELGITMADVIRGVIPFIPLIMLGLALCSFFPQLVLWLPGMMIR; this is encoded by the coding sequence ATGATTGACCTGAGTCCAGAAGTTATTACCGTAATAATGCTCGGCGGCATCCTGGTCGGCGTGCTCACCGGGTACTACATCGCGGCCGTCATCGGTGCCGTGGCGGTATTGGTCGGGTTTGCCACAGCCGGCCCGGCTATAACTGGCGACGTACTCTATCTGCGTATGTATGATTTCTCGCAGAAGTACAGCTTTCTGGCGCTTCCCCTTTTCATTTTTATGGGACTGTGGCTGGAAAAATCCGGGACCGTGGAAGACATGTATAAAGCCATGTATATATGGCTGGGTGGCTACAGGGGTGGCCTGGCGGTAACCACGGTGATTGTCGGTACTATCCTGGCTGCCTGTGTCGGGGTAATCGCCGCTTCTACCACCATGTTAGCCCTGGTGGCTCTCCCGTCAATGATAAAGCGGGGTTATAACAAAAGTTTGGCTGCGGGCACCACGGCGGTTAGCGGCACTCTGGGTATTCTCATCCCACCGAGCATTATGCTGGTGGTTTTTGGTCCCTTGGCTGAACTCTCCGTAGGAAAGCTTTTCTTTGGGGCCTTTATCCCCGGCTTCATGCTTGGTGGCCTGTATATTACCTACATCACCATTCGGTCTTTCCTGCAACCAAAATTGGCGCCGGTGATTCCTGCTGAAGAGAGGGCAATCCCCTTCTGGCAGAAAACGAAAATGCTCCTTGTCTCGCTGGTACCGCCCGCATTTATTATCCTTTCCGTGCTGGGGGTTATCTTTTTCGGCATCGCCCCTCCCACCGAGGCAGCTGCTACCGGAGCTTTCGCCTCAATGCTTCTGGTCATAGCCCGCCGCAACTTTAGCTTTCGGCTACTGAAAGAGACCTGTTACGAGACGATAAAGCTTTTCACATATGTCTTTTTCATCGCCGGCATATCTTTCGCTTTCGTAGGCGTGTTCCTGCACCTGGGTTGCGGCAACGTAATCGAGGAACTGCTTTTGGCTGCCCCGGGCGGGCCATGGGGTGCCTTTGCCGCAGTCATGCTCATTGTTTTTGTCCTGGGATTTTTCGTTGAGTGGCTGGGTATCCTCGCCATCATAGTTCCGATAGTGTTCCCCATTGTGCCGATTCTGGGGTTCGATCCCATCTGGTTTGCCATAATGATTTGTATTAACCTTCAGATGGGATTCAATACTCCCCCCTTCGCTCCCGCCATATACTTTACCGTCGGTGCGGCGCCACCAGAACTGGGAATAACCATGGCTGATGTCATCCGGGGTGTAATTCCGTTTATCCCCCTGATAATGCTGGGGCTTGCCTTATGCTCGTTTTTCCCGCAGTTAGTCCTCTGGCTACCTGGTATGATGATAAGGTAG
- a CDS encoding TRAP transporter small permease subunit, producing MKKALKIVDAISDYSGRAFSWLAFALVLVLVFEVVARWGFNRPTIWAHLTSQMMGGTLVVMGLAYAHVHRKHLRIDIIYRMFPTRVKMILDISFFLVFMVPVLYVFLTNSAEWAWQSWVMGEVRDESWWYPPAAPFRTIYLLGWCTFTLQCLARFFRDFYFAVRNKPYD from the coding sequence TTGAAAAAAGCACTCAAAATTGTTGATGCCATTAGTGACTACAGCGGAAGGGCATTCAGCTGGCTGGCGTTCGCCCTTGTCTTGGTACTTGTCTTTGAAGTGGTAGCCAGGTGGGGCTTTAACCGCCCAACTATATGGGCCCATCTGACCAGCCAGATGATGGGTGGAACCCTCGTCGTCATGGGTCTGGCCTATGCCCATGTCCACCGCAAGCATCTCAGAATTGATATTATTTACCGGATGTTTCCAACCAGAGTAAAGATGATTCTTGACATCAGCTTTTTCCTGGTTTTCATGGTCCCTGTGCTTTATGTGTTTTTGACGAATTCTGCGGAGTGGGCGTGGCAATCCTGGGTTATGGGTGAGGTGAGAGATGAGAGCTGGTGGTATCCCCCGGCAGCTCCCTTCAGAACCATTTACCTGTTAGGATGGTGCACTTTCACCCTTCAATGTTTGGCTCGCTTCTTTCGTGATTTTTACTTCGCGGTGAGGAATAAGCCTTATGATTGA
- a CDS encoding recombinase family protein, which produces MRRKNRLGNPATSELANLIADARQRRFQVVLVWALDRLSREGALAILSLVHKLSAYGVKVLSYQES; this is translated from the coding sequence ATGAGGAGGAAGAATCGGCTTGGAAATCCGGCCACCAGCGAACTGGCCAACCTTATAGCAGATGCTAGGCAGAGAAGGTTTCAGGTAGTGCTTGTATGGGCACTAGATCGCCTGAGCCGTGAAGGCGCCCTAGCAATATTGAGTCTGGTGCACAAGTTGTCTGCTTACGGAGTTAAGGTACTTTCATATCAAGAATCGTAG
- a CDS encoding recombinase zinc beta ribbon domain-containing protein has translation MPSQLAPQVIHPRQVDSPYLLSGIIHCGKCGATMVGQGSGHRYQYYVCGNVRRKGREVCPAAMLPRDKVEGFVIDRIKSYILTEENLEELVRLTNEELAQNSSAENERLELLQAQITEVDNRLGKLYDALETGELKSGELAPRIQTLFEKKEQLERAKADVEEALSFNKVDVTDPQVIRLYADDLRNLLAESCITEQRSFIKSFVERIDIDDSEAKVYYTIPMPPSSTPQETVGVSPFVHHG, from the coding sequence TTGCCCAGTCAGTTAGCACCACAGGTTATTCACCCTCGTCAGGTAGATAGCCCATATCTGCTTAGCGGCATCATACACTGTGGTAAATGTGGGGCAACCATGGTAGGTCAAGGATCTGGCCATCGTTACCAGTACTACGTATGTGGGAACGTCCGCAGAAAAGGCAGGGAGGTATGCCCAGCAGCGATGCTACCCAGGGATAAGGTGGAAGGGTTTGTTATCGATAGAATCAAGAGTTACATCCTTACTGAAGAGAATCTTGAGGAACTGGTCAGGCTGACTAATGAGGAGTTAGCCCAGAACAGCAGTGCGGAAAATGAGAGGTTAGAGCTCCTTCAGGCTCAAATTACCGAAGTGGATAACAGACTTGGCAAGCTCTACGATGCTCTGGAGACAGGGGAATTAAAGAGCGGAGAGCTTGCCCCAAGGATACAAACTCTTTTCGAGAAGAAGGAGCAGTTAGAAAGGGCCAAAGCTGATGTAGAGGAAGCCTTAAGTTTCAACAAGGTGGACGTAACTGACCCTCAAGTAATACGCCTCTATGCCGATGACTTGAGAAACTTGCTGGCAGAATCTTGCATCACTGAGCAGAGGAGCTTCATCAAGTCCTTTGTGGAGAGGATTGATATTGATGACTCAGAAGCTAAAGTGTATTATACTATTCCCATGCCCCCATCTAGCACGCCGCAGGAGACGGTGGGAGTTTCGCCTTTCGTACACCACGGTTGA
- a CDS encoding insulinase family protein translates to MYQKSILDNGLRVLTSTMPQTRSVSISFFIGTGSRYEADSEAGISHFIEHLCFRGTEKRPTARDISTAIEGVGGILNGGTDKELTVYWCKVARPYLETTFDVLVDMLINSRFDPEDMEKERQVIIEEINMSNDSPSQRVGMLIDELLWPGHPLGRDIAGSRDSVSNISRELMLEYLANHYRPGNIVMAAAGNIQHEEIVSMVNQALGKWAGRQSRAGYLTCKENPFPRLRIENRELEQVHLCLALPGLSLLDPRRFAADLLNVILGDGMSSRLFTNIRDKLGLAYSISSYVDHFLDTGSLIIGAGVDIKNLHTAIKAIIEELAQLKETIPESELNKAKEFSKGRLLLRMEDSRSVAGWIGGQELLTERVLTVDEVVSIVDGITVEELQQLARELLTGEKLRLAIVGPVSPDAPLDELFKL, encoded by the coding sequence TTGTACCAGAAAAGCATACTGGATAACGGGTTGCGCGTTTTAACCTCGACCATGCCCCAGACCCGCTCGGTGTCAATCAGTTTCTTTATCGGTACCGGCTCCCGTTATGAAGCTGATTCTGAAGCTGGCATTTCCCACTTTATCGAGCATCTATGTTTCCGCGGCACCGAGAAGCGGCCCACCGCCAGAGACATCTCCACGGCCATCGAAGGCGTGGGCGGTATTCTCAACGGCGGCACGGATAAGGAACTCACCGTTTACTGGTGCAAGGTAGCCCGACCCTATCTCGAGACCACCTTTGATGTGCTGGTCGATATGCTCATCAACTCACGCTTTGACCCTGAGGATATGGAGAAGGAGCGCCAGGTCATCATCGAAGAGATAAACATGAGCAACGACTCGCCCTCGCAGCGGGTGGGAATGCTCATTGACGAGCTGCTCTGGCCCGGTCATCCGCTGGGGCGCGATATCGCCGGCAGCCGTGATTCCGTCAGCAATATCAGTCGTGAACTTATGCTGGAATACCTCGCTAACCACTATCGGCCGGGCAATATCGTGATGGCTGCCGCCGGTAACATCCAGCATGAGGAAATAGTAAGCATGGTCAATCAAGCGCTGGGCAAATGGGCGGGACGGCAATCTCGGGCCGGATATCTCACCTGCAAAGAAAACCCGTTCCCCAGACTGCGCATCGAAAACAGGGAGCTTGAGCAGGTGCATCTCTGCCTGGCGCTGCCGGGCCTGTCTCTCCTTGACCCCAGGAGGTTCGCCGCTGACCTGCTCAACGTTATCCTCGGTGATGGCATGAGCAGTCGCCTGTTCACCAATATCAGGGACAAGCTGGGACTGGCCTACAGCATCAGCAGCTATGTCGACCATTTCCTTGACACCGGCTCGCTCATCATCGGCGCCGGCGTTGATATTAAAAATCTGCATACAGCCATAAAGGCTATTATTGAGGAACTGGCTCAACTCAAGGAGACGATTCCGGAATCGGAACTGAACAAGGCCAAAGAATTCTCCAAAGGACGGCTGCTGCTGCGCATGGAAGACAGCCGCAGCGTGGCCGGCTGGATTGGTGGGCAGGAACTGCTCACGGAACGTGTCCTCACCGTTGACGAGGTCGTTTCCATAGTTGATGGCATAACGGTCGAGGAACTGCAGCAACTTGCCCGGGAACTCCTGACTGGTGAGAAACTCCGTCTGGCGATTGTGGGGCCGGTGTCACCTGATGCGCCTCTGGATGAGCTGTTTAAGCTATAG